In Desulfonatronum thioautotrophicum, one genomic interval encodes:
- a CDS encoding InlB B-repeat-containing protein, which produces MKVKYYFFYLIILFIILFSTNSFCQTYTVTPIVEGNGTISPNNEQFVIHGETVEYIFRADSGYRVDINQDCGGYSLSRTNNFYRFNSVPITKNCNIEVKFVPDVFIVTPIFTKNGVVEPSTPQEIKYSILNFTVKPDEGYSASVGGTCGGVLSGNRYTTNIITSDCSVEVDFIRNIYNVTPSVGANGGMSPSTIQTISHGETLTFIMTPDEGYSASVGGTCVGTLEGDTLSTGQKFCNCQKFFHFYQ; this is translated from the coding sequence GTGAAAGTAAAATATTATTTTTTTTATTTAATTATTTTATTCATTATATTATTTAGTACCAATTCATTTTGTCAAACATATACAGTTACACCAATTGTAGAAGGAAATGGAACAATATCTCCTAATAATGAGCAATTTGTGATTCATGGGGAAACAGTAGAATATATATTTAGAGCAGATTCTGGGTATCGGGTTGATATTAATCAAGATTGTGGCGGTTATTCTCTGTCAAGGACAAATAATTTTTATAGATTCAATTCTGTTCCTATTACAAAAAATTGTAATATAGAAGTAAAATTTGTTCCAGATGTATTTATTGTTACTCCGATTTTTACAAAAAATGGAGTTGTAGAACCATCTACACCTCAAGAGATAAAATATTCCATATTAAATTTCACTGTAAAACCTGATGAAGGATATTCTGCCTCAGTTGGTGGAACTTGCGGTGGTGTCTTAAGTGGTAATAGGTACACTACAAATATTATAACATCAGACTGCTCTGTTGAAGTAGATTTCATCAGAAATATTTATAATGTCACTCCTTCAGTAGGAGCCAACGGTGGCATGAGTCCCTCAACAATTCAGACTATAAGCCATGGTGAAACTCTGACATTTATAATGACACCCGACGAGGGCTACTCAGCCTCTGTTGGCGGGACATGCGTTGGAACCCTGGAGGGAGATACCCTAAGTACAGGACAAAAGTTTTGTAATTGCCAGAAATTCTTTCACTTTTACCAGTGA
- a CDS encoding IS1634 family transposase, producing the protein MPHLHKKIKKGRPYYYVREMARIDGKPKVTNQVYLGSPERIMSLATGAESALEKIQVQEYGALWLANLIDHDVGIAQIVDEVVPKGKNEAGPSVGEYFLYAVFNRMVDAQSKRALTDWYAKTAVQQVRPVDVNALSSEKFWKKWDRVSQKQIEAIAKRFFEKLAQLETSRSDCFLFDTTNYYTYLAADTESDLAQTGKSKEGRYWLRQVGLALLVARDTGLPFFYHEYEGNCHDSKVFQCVLEDVLDAMRKFGRQDVTVVLDKGMNSEDGMAVIDAMDGVHFVTSYSTYFAEELIHVDRNKFVVVDTEKNRRLRKLGKEDDQLTAWRSTGEYWGRTRTVIVTYNPLTASKQRYKFEKKMRTLQSALYEIRSKVRSRAAQWRNEDTVRERYETICRDMYLPDNLYDLNFALKSGGLDMSFRKNYYRIERHIDRFGKNVLITDRMGWSTDEIVRASLDRYMVEQNFRQTKDSDLVNMRPMRHWTDSKIRCHILCCIVALSYLRLLELRLAKAGLKLSAATTMQQMRALHSCLCWNVVARKAIRKLEEPSEAQAQIMKAMGYGVNSGVLQKLPH; encoded by the coding sequence ATGCCGCACCTACACAAGAAGATAAAAAAGGGCAGGCCCTACTACTATGTCCGGGAGATGGCGCGGATCGACGGCAAGCCAAAGGTTACCAACCAAGTCTATCTTGGTTCTCCGGAGAGGATCATGTCTTTGGCAACAGGGGCCGAATCTGCATTGGAGAAAATTCAGGTTCAGGAATATGGCGCGTTGTGGCTGGCCAATTTGATTGATCATGATGTTGGGATTGCTCAGATCGTGGACGAGGTCGTCCCCAAAGGAAAAAACGAGGCTGGACCATCTGTCGGCGAATACTTCCTCTATGCAGTTTTCAACAGGATGGTTGACGCTCAGTCCAAGAGAGCTTTGACGGATTGGTACGCTAAAACCGCTGTCCAACAGGTCAGGCCGGTGGACGTGAACGCCTTGTCGTCCGAGAAGTTTTGGAAAAAATGGGACCGGGTAAGTCAAAAGCAAATCGAGGCGATCGCAAAGAGATTTTTCGAAAAGTTGGCACAGCTGGAGACTTCCCGGTCCGACTGCTTTCTTTTCGACACCACCAACTACTACACGTACTTGGCCGCCGATACCGAATCTGACCTGGCTCAGACGGGTAAAAGCAAAGAGGGCCGTTACTGGCTTCGCCAAGTCGGACTTGCCTTGCTGGTGGCCAGGGATACCGGGCTGCCGTTTTTCTATCACGAATACGAGGGCAACTGCCATGATTCCAAGGTGTTCCAGTGCGTCCTGGAAGACGTTTTGGATGCCATGCGAAAATTTGGCCGACAAGACGTGACGGTGGTCTTGGACAAGGGCATGAATTCCGAAGACGGCATGGCCGTCATTGACGCCATGGACGGCGTGCACTTCGTGACCAGCTATTCGACGTATTTTGCCGAGGAACTTATCCATGTCGACAGAAATAAGTTTGTCGTTGTGGATACCGAAAAAAATCGGCGACTTCGCAAGCTCGGCAAAGAGGATGATCAATTGACTGCTTGGCGAAGTACCGGGGAATATTGGGGGCGGACGCGCACGGTGATCGTAACGTACAACCCCCTGACCGCCTCCAAGCAACGGTATAAATTCGAAAAGAAAATGCGAACACTCCAATCGGCTTTATACGAAATCCGATCAAAGGTTCGTTCCAGGGCTGCCCAGTGGCGCAACGAAGACACGGTCAGGGAGCGCTACGAAACCATTTGCCGGGATATGTATCTTCCAGACAACCTTTACGATCTGAATTTTGCCTTGAAAAGTGGCGGCTTGGATATGAGCTTTCGGAAGAACTATTATCGAATCGAGCGACATATCGACAGGTTCGGAAAGAATGTGCTGATCACGGACAGAATGGGTTGGAGCACTGATGAGATTGTCAGGGCCAGCCTGGACAGGTACATGGTGGAGCAAAACTTTCGCCAAACCAAGGACAGTGACTTGGTCAACATGAGACCCATGCGACACTGGACGGACAGCAAGATCCGCTGCCACATTCTGTGCTGCATTGTCGCCCTCTCCTACCTGCGCCTCTTGGAACTACGCTTGGCCAAAGCCGGGCTGAAGCTCTCCGCGGCCACGACAATGCAGCAGATGCGCGCACTCCATTCATGTCTTTGCTGGAATGTCGTCGCGCGAAAGGCGATCCGCAAGCTTGAGGAACCAAGCGAAGCCCAGGCCCAGATAATGAAGGCTATGGGCTACGGAGTGAACAGTGGGGTCTTACAGAAATTGCCGCACTAA